One Aegilops tauschii subsp. strangulata cultivar AL8/78 chromosome 7, Aet v6.0, whole genome shotgun sequence genomic window carries:
- the LOC109782685 gene encoding uncharacterized protein isoform X1 gives MQNALLKLWEMFEDSRTARRKDNLESSLTIHHLKEEKRNLDANYDKLVEDVHQLLSAQEDRVLDFSSLKAKEKRDERASASVVAAMKNEMEKKEVENFKMKEKYKVLMNLVEAQGTVIRNLKMNHLKEKEKLAEGNNNLKIQVDELTKSLEKITEENVQLNLHMSDLKRGHENLIKRRDEVKLQLSVHLKSLEKSNEKLKLIHDILKE, from the coding sequence ATGCAAAATGCATTGTTGAAGCTTTGGGAAATGTTTGAAGACAGCAGGACTGCTAGGAGGAAGGATAACCTGGAAAGTTCACTTACTATCCACCACCTTAAAGAAGAGAAAAGGAATCTGGATGCCAACTATGACAAACTAGTTGAAGATGTCCATCAACTTCTCAGTGCCCAGGAGGACAGGGTGTTGGATTTCAGCTCTCTGAAAGCTAAGGAGAAGAGAGATGAGAGAGCCAGTGCATCAGTTGTGGCTGCCATGAAGAATGAGATGGAGAAGAAAGAGGTAGAGAACTTCAAGATGAAAGAGAAGTACAAAGTGCTGATGAACCTGGTAGAAGCTCAAGGCACTGTCATTAGGAACCTGAAGATGAATCATTTGAAAGAGAAGGAAAAGCTAGCTGAAGGCAACAACAATTTAAAGATTCAGGTTGATGAGCTCACCAAGTCTTTGGAAAAAATCACAGAAGAGAATGTGCAGCTGAACCTTCACATGTCTGATCTCAAGAGGGGGCATGAGAATCTGATAAAACGCAGGGATGAGGTAAAGCTCCAGCTTTCTGTTCATTTGAAGTCACTGGAGAAGAGCAACGAGAAGTTGAAGTTGATCCATGACATCCTGAAGGAATGA